A genomic segment from Pseudoduganella chitinolytica encodes:
- a CDS encoding DHA2 family efflux MFS transporter permease subunit translates to MSSPDTVKRYLPWVVATALFMEQLDSTIVNTAIPSMAISLKVTPLSLKAVVTSYILSLAVAIPVSGWMADRYGTRRVFMTAIAIFTVASVLCGLSVNSPMLVAARLLQGFGAAMMMPVGRLTIVRTFPKAELLTAMNFVIIPALIGPLLGPTVGGLIVHWMSWREIFFINVPVGVAAIWLAHRHMPDYRGDGPRPLDVMGLILFGTGVALLSWLLEVFGEHKLDVTSAAVLFFIAASLLAAYAWHAGREEHPLLRLSLFRIRTFRISVLGGFFTRLGVGGLPFLLPLLYQVGLGLPAWQSGLLMMPAAAAAMGMKFISVRVLKRFGYRQVLVVNTVLIGVTIAMFSFVQLGTPLYAIVAISLCQGFFNSLQFSSMNSIAYADVDQRDTGMASTMASSMQQLSMSFGLACGSLITGWYLGDLPQTDRVVLTSALHHAFLTLAGLTIISSLTFWTLKREDGASISQSAPAPATPVAASGQSTVQ, encoded by the coding sequence ATGTCCAGCCCCGACACCGTCAAACGCTATCTGCCCTGGGTCGTCGCCACGGCCCTCTTCATGGAGCAGCTCGACTCCACCATCGTCAACACCGCCATTCCCAGCATGGCCATCAGCCTGAAGGTCACGCCACTGAGCCTGAAGGCGGTTGTCACGAGCTACATCCTCAGCCTGGCCGTCGCCATTCCCGTCAGCGGATGGATGGCCGACCGCTACGGCACGCGGCGCGTGTTCATGACTGCCATCGCGATCTTCACCGTCGCTTCCGTGCTGTGCGGCTTGTCCGTCAATTCGCCGATGCTGGTGGCCGCGCGGCTGCTGCAGGGCTTCGGCGCGGCCATGATGATGCCGGTCGGCCGGCTGACGATCGTGCGCACGTTCCCGAAGGCGGAGCTGCTGACGGCGATGAACTTCGTGATCATCCCTGCCCTGATCGGGCCCCTGCTCGGCCCCACCGTGGGAGGCCTGATCGTGCACTGGATGTCGTGGCGCGAGATCTTCTTCATCAATGTGCCCGTCGGGGTGGCGGCGATCTGGCTGGCGCACCGCCACATGCCCGACTACCGCGGCGACGGCCCGCGCCCGCTCGACGTCATGGGCCTGATCCTGTTCGGCACCGGCGTCGCGCTGCTGTCATGGCTGCTGGAGGTCTTCGGCGAGCACAAGCTGGATGTGACGTCGGCCGCCGTGTTGTTCTTTATCGCGGCCAGCCTGCTGGCGGCTTACGCGTGGCATGCGGGGCGCGAGGAGCATCCGCTGCTGCGCCTATCCCTGTTCCGCATCCGTACGTTCCGCATTTCCGTGCTGGGCGGCTTCTTCACCCGGCTTGGCGTGGGCGGCCTGCCCTTCCTGCTGCCGCTGCTGTACCAGGTGGGCCTGGGCCTGCCGGCTTGGCAATCGGGCCTGCTGATGATGCCGGCCGCGGCGGCCGCGATGGGCATGAAGTTCATTTCGGTGCGGGTATTGAAGCGCTTCGGCTACCGCCAGGTGCTGGTCGTGAACACGGTGCTGATCGGCGTGACGATCGCGATGTTCTCGTTCGTGCAGCTGGGTACCCCGCTCTACGCCATCGTCGCCATCAGCCTGTGCCAGGGCTTCTTCAATTCGTTGCAGTTCTCCAGCATGAACAGCATCGCCTATGCCGACGTGGACCAGCGCGATACCGGCATGGCCAGCACGATGGCAAGCTCGATGCAGCAGCTGTCGATGAGCTTTGGCCTGGCGTGCGGCTCGCTGATCACGGGGTGGTACCTGGGCGACCTGCCGCAAACGGACCGGGTGGTGCTGACGAGCGCCCTGCACCATGCGTTCCTGACGCTGGCCGGCCTGACGATCATCTCGTCGTTGACATTCTGGACGTTGAAGAGGGAGGACGGTGCCAGCATCAGCCAGAGCGCTCCGGCCCCGGCGACACCGGTGGCGGCTTCCGGCCAGTCGACGGTGCAGTAG
- a CDS encoding cobyric acid synthase — protein MPFPYSTLMVQGTTSDAGKSTVVAALCRLLKRQGVAVAPFKPQNMALNSAVTADGGEIGRAQALQAIAAGVPPHTDMNPVLLKPSSDTGAQVIIHGKVRAEMNARDYHQYKTVAMAAVLESHARLLRQYEAVIVEGAGSPAEINLRDRDIANMGFAEAVDCPVVLVADIDRGGVFAHIVGTLACLSDSERQRIVGFVINRFRGDIKLLEPGLEWLERQTGKPVLAVLPYLHGLFLDAEDAVQAVQAERGAFRVVVPSLPRMSNHTDFDALRAHPDVDLRFIRAGEPVPPADLIVLPGSKNTRGDLAWLMAQGWPERIARHLRYGGKVIGICGGFQMLGLTVRDPYGVEGAAGETAGLGLLDMVTILTTEKRLEQVQGRCTFADAGVSGYEIHMGVSTGDALDRPVFTIDGRPEGARSFDDQVLGTYLHGLFDTPQACHALLRWAGLDSERTVDTAALREASLERLADATAPLMERLLSLK, from the coding sequence ATGCCATTCCCCTACTCCACGCTGATGGTGCAAGGCACCACGTCCGATGCCGGTAAGAGCACCGTCGTCGCGGCCCTGTGCCGGCTGCTGAAACGCCAGGGCGTCGCGGTGGCGCCATTCAAGCCGCAGAACATGGCGCTGAACAGCGCCGTCACGGCCGACGGCGGCGAAATCGGCCGCGCTCAGGCGCTGCAGGCCATCGCCGCCGGTGTGCCGCCGCACACGGACATGAACCCGGTGCTGCTCAAGCCTTCCAGCGACACAGGCGCCCAGGTCATCATCCATGGCAAGGTGCGCGCCGAGATGAACGCGCGCGACTATCACCAGTACAAGACCGTCGCCATGGCGGCCGTGCTGGAATCGCATGCGCGCCTCTTGCGCCAGTACGAGGCCGTGATCGTCGAAGGCGCCGGCAGCCCGGCCGAGATCAACCTGCGCGACCGTGACATCGCCAACATGGGATTCGCCGAAGCGGTCGACTGCCCCGTCGTGCTGGTGGCCGACATCGACCGGGGCGGCGTGTTCGCCCATATCGTCGGCACGCTGGCCTGCCTGTCGGACAGCGAGCGGCAGCGCATCGTGGGCTTCGTCATCAACCGCTTCCGCGGCGATATCAAGTTGCTGGAGCCGGGCCTGGAATGGCTGGAACGGCAAACGGGCAAGCCCGTGCTGGCCGTGCTGCCCTACCTGCACGGCCTGTTCCTCGACGCGGAGGATGCCGTGCAAGCGGTACAGGCCGAGCGCGGTGCATTCCGCGTCGTCGTGCCCAGCTTGCCCCGGATGAGCAATCACACGGACTTCGATGCGCTGCGCGCGCACCCCGACGTGGACCTGCGCTTCATCCGCGCGGGCGAGCCGGTGCCGCCGGCCGACCTGATCGTCCTCCCGGGCAGCAAGAACACGCGTGGCGACCTGGCCTGGCTCATGGCGCAGGGCTGGCCGGAACGCATTGCCCGCCACCTGCGCTATGGCGGCAAGGTGATCGGCATCTGCGGCGGCTTCCAGATGCTGGGACTCACCGTACGCGATCCATATGGCGTGGAAGGGGCGGCCGGCGAAACGGCGGGTCTCGGCCTGCTGGACATGGTGACCATCCTGACGACCGAGAAGCGCCTGGAGCAGGTGCAAGGGCGCTGCACGTTCGCCGACGCCGGCGTGTCGGGCTACGAGATCCATATGGGCGTGTCGACCGGCGACGCGCTCGACCGCCCGGTGTTCACCATCGATGGCCGGCCCGAAGGGGCGCGTTCGTTCGACGACCAGGTGCTGGGCACCTACCTGCACGGCTTGTTCGACACGCCCCAGGCCTGCCACGCGTTGCTGCGCTGGGCCGGCCTGGATTCGGAGCGGACGGTCGACACGGCCGCGCTGCGCGAGGCCAGCCTGGAGCGCCTCGCCGATGCGACGGCGCCTTTGATGGAACGCCTGCTCTCCCTGAAGTAG
- a CDS encoding cobalamin-binding protein yields the protein MKKLVLLAALLAPVAVHAAIAVRDDDGQLVALAKPAQRVISMAPHVTELLFAAGGGDRIVGAVDFSDYPEAAKAIPRVGSNREVDLERVIALKPDLIVVWRHGSSERQIDMLRKLNVPLYHSEPKKLDAIADNVANMGKLLGTEKTADAAAQDLRRQLASLRARYAGRPPVRTFYQVWDKPLYTLNGAHIVSDALKVCGGENIFASQKVTAPVVSIEAVLQADPEAVFSTAEKEQGGAGMWRQYPNMKATRQGNLFTIDGHLVNRAGPRMVQGTVSLCEALETARQRRRN from the coding sequence ATGAAGAAGCTGGTCTTGCTGGCAGCGTTGCTGGCGCCCGTGGCGGTGCATGCCGCGATCGCCGTGCGCGACGACGACGGCCAACTGGTGGCGCTGGCCAAGCCCGCGCAGCGCGTGATCTCCATGGCGCCGCACGTTACCGAACTGCTGTTCGCGGCCGGGGGCGGCGACCGCATCGTCGGCGCCGTGGATTTCAGCGACTATCCGGAAGCGGCCAAGGCGATTCCACGCGTGGGCAGCAACCGCGAAGTGGACCTGGAGCGCGTCATCGCGCTCAAGCCCGACCTGATCGTCGTCTGGCGCCATGGCAGCTCGGAGCGGCAGATCGACATGCTGCGCAAGTTGAACGTGCCGCTGTACCACAGCGAACCCAAAAAGCTCGATGCCATTGCCGACAACGTGGCCAACATGGGCAAGCTGCTGGGCACGGAGAAAACCGCGGATGCCGCGGCGCAGGACCTGCGGCGCCAGCTGGCCTCGCTGCGGGCACGCTACGCGGGCCGTCCGCCGGTACGTACCTTCTACCAGGTGTGGGACAAGCCGCTGTACACACTGAACGGCGCGCACATCGTCAGCGACGCATTGAAGGTGTGCGGCGGCGAGAACATCTTCGCCAGCCAGAAGGTGACGGCGCCCGTCGTCAGCATCGAGGCGGTGCTGCAGGCCGACCCGGAAGCGGTGTTCAGCACGGCCGAGAAGGAACAGGGCGGCGCCGGCATGTGGCGGCAGTACCCGAACATGAAGGCCACGCGCCAGGGCAACCTGTTCACCATCGACGGCCACCTCGTCAACCGTGCCGGACCGCGCATGGTGCAGGGAACGGTGTCGCTGTGCGAAGCCCTGGAAACGGCGCGACAGCGGCGCAGGAACTGA
- the cobD gene encoding threonine-phosphate decarboxylase CobD — MPEHGGNLRDARRLYGRTDWIDLSAGLNPDWYPAPALADNAWHRLPEPDPALVEAACSYYGAPHMLAVAGTQAAIQALPRLRAPSRIVIAAPSYAEHAHHWALHGHTATQVAYDALAAAVDRCDVLVVCNPNNPTGATVPRALLLDWAGTLAERGGWLVVDEAFGDTDGANSVADCTDRPGLIVLRSVGKFFGLAGVRLGFVAAQPALLDALDELLGPWQVSGPAQQVGKAALLDRAWQRATHAALLLAGQRLRTLLAAHGVDSTGTALFQWWPEARPELFHEHMARRGIWVRLFRTGPRGIRLGLPPDEAAWTRLATALNEWTRESK; from the coding sequence ATGCCTGAACATGGCGGCAACCTGCGCGACGCGCGGCGGCTGTACGGCCGCACCGATTGGATCGACCTGTCCGCCGGCCTCAATCCGGACTGGTATCCCGCGCCGGCACTGGCGGACAATGCGTGGCACCGGCTGCCCGAGCCCGACCCGGCCCTGGTCGAAGCCGCGTGTTCGTACTACGGCGCGCCGCACATGCTGGCCGTGGCCGGCACGCAGGCGGCCATCCAGGCGCTGCCGCGCTTGCGCGCGCCGTCGCGCATCGTCATCGCCGCGCCGTCGTATGCGGAGCATGCGCATCACTGGGCGCTGCACGGCCACACGGCCACCCAGGTCGCGTACGACGCCCTGGCCGCTGCGGTGGATCGCTGCGACGTGCTGGTCGTCTGCAATCCGAACAACCCGACCGGTGCCACCGTGCCCCGCGCGCTGTTGCTGGACTGGGCTGGCACGCTGGCCGAGCGCGGCGGCTGGCTCGTCGTCGACGAGGCGTTCGGCGATACGGATGGCGCCAACAGTGTGGCGGACTGCACCGACCGCCCGGGCCTGATCGTGCTGCGCTCGGTCGGCAAGTTCTTTGGCCTGGCCGGCGTGCGGCTCGGGTTCGTCGCGGCGCAGCCTGCATTGCTGGACGCGCTGGACGAACTGCTGGGCCCTTGGCAGGTCAGCGGTCCGGCCCAGCAGGTCGGCAAGGCCGCGCTGCTGGACCGCGCCTGGCAGCGCGCAACGCATGCCGCACTCCTGCTGGCAGGGCAACGCCTGCGCACCCTGCTGGCGGCACACGGTGTCGACAGCACCGGGACCGCGCTGTTCCAATGGTGGCCGGAAGCGCGCCCCGAACTGTTTCACGAGCATATGGCACGGCGCGGCATCTGGGTGCGGCTGTTCCGCACGGGGCCACGCGGCATCCGCCTCGGCCTGCCGCCCGACGAGGCAGCATGGACGCGGCTCGCCACCGCATTGAACGAATGGACAAGGGAGTCGAAATGA
- the cbiB gene encoding adenosylcobinamide-phosphate synthase CbiB codes for MLSGLSWPVVAGLLLAGVFLDLLLGEARRFHPLVGFGNLATFVQRRLNCGAGRLWRGMLAWSLVVLPPTLLAAWLCSVSGWAGLAAHALLLYLCIGLRSLREHNLPIAAALRAGDLPRARYLTSMIVSRDTARATEADLAKASTESLLENGNDAVFGTLFWFAVAGGPGAVLFRLANTLDAMWGYRNERFLYFGRAAARIDDALNYVPARLTALSYVLLAPTLAGKRRAWQCWRTQAPAWSSPNAGPVMSSGAGALCLALGGAAVYDGVVEQRPPLGGGTPAHAADIVRAWRLVLHTTVLWLACAGLAALGAHHA; via the coding sequence GTGCTGAGTGGCCTGTCCTGGCCTGTCGTCGCGGGATTGCTGCTGGCCGGCGTCTTCCTTGACCTGCTGCTGGGCGAGGCGCGCCGCTTCCACCCGCTGGTCGGCTTCGGCAACCTAGCCACGTTCGTACAACGCCGCCTGAACTGCGGTGCCGGCCGCCTGTGGCGCGGCATGCTGGCATGGTCGCTTGTCGTGCTGCCGCCCACCTTACTGGCGGCCTGGCTGTGCAGCGTCTCCGGCTGGGCGGGGCTGGCCGCGCATGCGTTGCTGCTGTACCTGTGCATCGGCTTGCGCAGCCTGCGTGAACACAACCTGCCGATCGCCGCCGCGCTGCGCGCGGGCGACCTGCCGCGCGCGCGCTACCTGACATCGATGATCGTCAGCCGCGACACGGCGCGCGCCACCGAGGCGGACCTGGCCAAGGCCAGCACCGAGTCGCTGCTGGAGAACGGCAACGATGCCGTGTTCGGCACGCTGTTCTGGTTTGCCGTCGCCGGCGGCCCGGGCGCCGTGCTGTTCAGGCTTGCCAACACGCTGGATGCGATGTGGGGTTACCGCAATGAGCGCTTCCTGTACTTTGGCCGTGCCGCCGCCCGCATCGACGATGCGCTGAACTATGTGCCGGCGCGGCTGACGGCGCTGTCGTACGTGCTGCTGGCGCCCACGCTGGCCGGCAAGCGCCGCGCGTGGCAGTGCTGGCGCACCCAGGCACCGGCATGGAGCAGCCCGAATGCCGGTCCGGTGATGTCCAGCGGCGCCGGGGCCCTGTGCCTGGCGTTGGGCGGGGCGGCGGTGTATGACGGAGTCGTCGAGCAGCGCCCGCCGCTGGGCGGCGGCACGCCGGCGCACGCAGCCGACATCGTGCGGGCGTGGCGTCTCGTGCTGCACACCACGGTCCTGTGGCTGGCCTGCGCCGGCCTTGCCGCATTGGGAGCGCACCATGCCTGA
- the cobU gene encoding bifunctional adenosylcobinamide kinase/adenosylcobinamide-phosphate guanylyltransferase — protein sequence MTRTLVLGGARSGKSAHAERLAAQAGKEVIYIATAGAGDGEMAQRIALHRAQRPAHWTTVEEKLALPQALATWRAPHRVVLVDCLTLWLSNLLFDGGADYPDVGAIELPSRFHAERTALLAELTQPRGDVIFVANEVGMGIVPYGAITRAYADEAGRLNQAVAALCDRAVFVAAGLPLVLKGEPC from the coding sequence ATGACGCGCACGCTGGTATTGGGTGGCGCCCGCTCCGGCAAGAGCGCCCATGCGGAGCGCCTGGCGGCGCAGGCGGGCAAGGAGGTGATCTACATCGCCACCGCCGGTGCCGGCGATGGCGAGATGGCGCAGCGCATTGCGCTGCACCGCGCACAACGTCCCGCGCACTGGACGACGGTGGAGGAAAAGCTCGCGCTGCCGCAGGCGCTTGCGACGTGGCGCGCACCGCACCGCGTGGTCCTGGTGGACTGCCTGACGCTCTGGCTCAGCAACCTGCTGTTCGACGGCGGCGCCGACTATCCGGACGTCGGCGCGATCGAACTGCCGTCGCGCTTCCATGCCGAGCGGACCGCGCTGCTGGCGGAGCTCACCCAGCCGCGGGGCGACGTCATCTTCGTCGCCAATGAAGTCGGCATGGGCATCGTGCCGTACGGCGCCATCACGCGTGCTTACGCGGACGAAGCGGGCCGCCTGAACCAGGCAGTCGCCGCACTGTGCGACCGCGCCGTCTTCGTCGCGGCCGGCCTGCCGCTGGTATTGAAGGGTGAGCCGTGCTGA
- a CDS encoding cobyrinate a,c-diamide synthase: MAARAVLIAAVSSGQGKTTVTAALARKLAQAGQRVRVFKCGPDFIDPMVLRRASGAPVETLDLWMVGRERCHQLLAQAAAEADAILIEGVMGLYDGTPSAADLAREFGVPVLAVIDAGAMAQTAGALVHGLRDYGPVEMAGVIANRVGSAGHAAMVQASLRGIPLFGTLPKQGRSLPERHLGLVLPDEVAGIDDLLDELAAQLTFDLDAWTALPATTFDTPAPQASLQPMLAGRTIAIARDEAFLFVYHANTELLRQLGAHIVYFAPLNDEPVPADADAVYLPGGYPELHCERLAGAARWRASIQAAHAAGKPIVAECGGMMALAEGLADGAGQDWPMAGLLPGRVTVQKKLAGLGPQALATPQGILRGHTFHYSRLDTDAPVATHTSKNPSGAQGEAVYRVGSLTASYFHSYFPSNPAAVAALFSRSDA, translated from the coding sequence ATGGCTGCGCGCGCCGTCCTGATCGCCGCCGTGTCCTCGGGCCAGGGCAAGACCACCGTCACGGCCGCGCTGGCGCGCAAGCTGGCGCAGGCCGGCCAGCGCGTGCGCGTGTTCAAATGCGGCCCCGACTTCATCGACCCGATGGTGCTGCGCCGCGCCAGCGGTGCGCCGGTCGAAACGCTGGACTTGTGGATGGTCGGCCGCGAACGCTGCCACCAGCTACTGGCCCAGGCCGCAGCGGAGGCCGACGCGATTTTGATCGAAGGCGTAATGGGCCTGTACGACGGCACGCCATCGGCGGCCGACCTGGCGCGCGAGTTCGGCGTGCCGGTGCTGGCCGTGATCGATGCGGGCGCGATGGCGCAGACAGCCGGTGCCCTGGTGCACGGCCTGCGCGACTACGGCCCCGTCGAGATGGCCGGCGTCATCGCCAACCGCGTCGGCAGCGCCGGCCACGCGGCCATGGTGCAGGCATCGCTGCGCGGCATTCCGCTGTTCGGCACCCTGCCCAAGCAGGGCCGCTCGCTGCCGGAACGGCACCTGGGCCTCGTGCTGCCCGACGAAGTGGCGGGCATCGACGACCTGCTGGACGAACTGGCCGCGCAGCTGACATTCGACCTCGATGCCTGGACCGCGCTGCCCGCGACAACGTTCGACACGCCGGCACCCCAGGCATCGCTGCAGCCCATGCTGGCCGGTCGCACCATCGCCATCGCGCGCGACGAGGCGTTCCTGTTCGTCTACCACGCCAATACGGAGCTGTTGCGCCAGCTGGGCGCGCACATCGTGTACTTTGCCCCGCTGAACGACGAGCCGGTACCCGCCGACGCGGATGCCGTCTACCTGCCCGGCGGCTACCCGGAACTGCACTGCGAACGGCTGGCCGGCGCCGCCCGCTGGCGCGCATCGATCCAGGCGGCGCACGCGGCGGGCAAGCCGATCGTGGCGGAATGCGGCGGCATGATGGCCCTGGCTGAAGGGCTGGCCGACGGCGCCGGCCAGGACTGGCCAATGGCGGGACTGCTGCCGGGCCGCGTCACCGTGCAGAAAAAACTGGCCGGCCTGGGACCGCAGGCGCTGGCGACACCGCAAGGTATCCTGCGCGGCCATACCTTCCACTACTCCCGGCTGGACACGGATGCCCCGGTCGCCACGCACACGAGCAAGAATCCCTCCGGCGCGCAAGGGGAAGCGGTGTATCGCGTCGGGTCGCTGACGGCGTCGTACTTCCATAGCTATTTTCCGTCCAATCCGGCGGCTGTCGCGGCGCTGTTCTCGCGGAGCGACGCATGA
- the cobO gene encoding cob(I)yrinic acid a,c-diamide adenosyltransferase, with protein sequence MNEPTLEQTAALNERHRARMERKKAIVDAKIAAADKEIGIIVVNTGNGKGKSSSGFGMVARALGHGMKVGVVQFIKGAMSTGEEKFLRRFPDEVSFHAMGEGYTWDTQDRVRDTEKAHAAWAQAKAFLADPAYGMVLLDELNIALKYRYLDVETVIADLLERPAMQHVVITGRGAPPELVDIADTVTEMNVVKHAFKAGIAAQAGTEF encoded by the coding sequence ATGAACGAACCGACCCTGGAACAAACCGCCGCGCTGAACGAGCGCCACCGCGCCCGCATGGAGCGCAAGAAGGCCATCGTCGACGCAAAGATCGCCGCGGCCGACAAGGAAATCGGCATCATCGTCGTCAACACCGGCAACGGCAAGGGCAAGAGCTCGAGCGGCTTCGGCATGGTGGCGCGCGCGCTGGGCCATGGCATGAAGGTCGGCGTCGTCCAGTTCATCAAGGGCGCCATGTCGACGGGAGAGGAAAAGTTCCTGCGCCGCTTCCCCGACGAAGTGAGCTTCCATGCGATGGGCGAAGGCTATACGTGGGACACCCAGGACCGCGTCCGCGATACCGAAAAGGCGCACGCCGCATGGGCGCAGGCCAAGGCCTTCCTCGCCGATCCGGCCTATGGCATGGTGCTGCTGGACGAATTGAACATCGCACTGAAGTACCGCTACCTGGACGTGGAGACCGTCATCGCCGACCTGCTGGAGCGACCGGCCATGCAGCACGTCGTCATCACCGGCCGCGGCGCGCCGCCCGAACTGGTCGACATCGCCGACACGGTCACGGAAATGAACGTCGTCAAGCACGCGTTCAAGGCCGGCATCGCCGCGCAAGCGGGCACGGAGTTCTGA
- a CDS encoding ABC transporter ATP-binding protein — MKIATERLQLRIGARTLVQDLDWQVRDGECWSIIGRNGAGKSTLMRTLAGLHEPDGGRVLLDGRALRDWPLEALARQRAFLAQSRSDAFAYTVIETVLSARHPYHANSYWENSDDHQVALRSLAAMEVADLAARDVRTLSGGERQRVAIAALLAQDTPLLLLDEPANALDLAHQVSVMGLLARLCREQRKTVVMIGHDLSLAHGISTHALLLMGDGRWLAGSRDDVMQAPILSDYLQHPIDAVAHGSRTIFIPREA; from the coding sequence ATGAAGATCGCCACCGAACGCCTGCAACTGCGCATCGGCGCCCGTACCCTGGTCCAGGACCTGGACTGGCAGGTGCGCGATGGCGAATGCTGGAGCATCATCGGCCGCAACGGGGCCGGCAAGAGCACGCTGATGCGCACCCTGGCTGGCCTGCATGAACCGGATGGCGGCCGCGTGCTCCTGGACGGCCGGGCATTGCGCGATTGGCCATTGGAAGCGCTGGCGCGCCAGCGCGCGTTCCTGGCCCAGTCGCGCAGCGACGCGTTTGCGTACACTGTCATCGAGACGGTGCTGTCGGCGCGCCATCCCTACCACGCCAACAGCTACTGGGAAAACAGCGACGACCACCAGGTCGCGCTGCGCTCCCTGGCTGCGATGGAGGTAGCCGATCTGGCGGCGCGCGACGTGCGCACCTTGTCCGGCGGCGAGCGCCAGCGCGTCGCGATTGCCGCGCTGCTGGCCCAGGACACGCCGCTGTTGCTGCTGGACGAACCGGCCAACGCGCTGGACCTGGCGCACCAGGTCAGCGTGATGGGCCTGCTGGCCAGACTGTGCCGAGAGCAGCGCAAGACAGTGGTCATGATCGGCCACGACCTGAGCCTGGCCCACGGCATCTCGACGCACGCCCTGCTGCTGATGGGCGACGGCCGCTGGCTGGCGGGCAGCCGCGACGACGTCATGCAGGCCCCGATCCTCAGCGACTACCTGCAGCACCCCATCGACGCCGTGGCACACGGCAGTCGCACCATCTTCATTCCCCGCGAGGCATAG
- a CDS encoding FecCD family ABC transporter permease, giving the protein MHPTSANLRNRAGIVVAGLLLASIGSVLFAGMTGSVSIPLADMPGAIDELLHRRADSLAATLLDLRASRALTAFVTGAALSLAGVMMQALLRNPLADPYVLGISSGSAVGALAAIMAASAAWVVDAAAFAGAVVISMLLYLLARRDLRGGSAAEGGTALLLLTGVILSSAGSALISLMLAIAADNQVRGMVFWLIGDLSGAPLRLLPWLVLGAGLLFALRSARSLNVLALHAEAAQTLGIRVGALRKGLFFCSGLLTASAVTTAGSVGFVGLIVPHACRFAFGPDHRVLIPAATLAGGAYLVLADTLARTIIAPQQLPVGVITALIGTPVFLYQLHRLRK; this is encoded by the coding sequence ATGCACCCAACCTCCGCCAACTTGCGCAACCGTGCCGGCATCGTCGTTGCCGGCCTGCTGCTGGCCTCCATCGGCAGCGTGCTGTTCGCGGGGATGACGGGTTCCGTATCGATTCCCCTGGCCGACATGCCCGGAGCAATCGACGAACTGCTGCATCGCCGCGCGGATTCGCTGGCCGCGACGCTGCTGGACCTGCGGGCAAGTCGCGCGCTGACCGCCTTCGTCACCGGCGCGGCGCTGTCGCTGGCCGGCGTCATGATGCAGGCGCTGCTGCGCAATCCGTTGGCCGACCCCTACGTGCTGGGCATTTCCTCCGGCTCGGCCGTGGGCGCGCTGGCGGCCATCATGGCGGCCAGCGCCGCCTGGGTCGTCGACGCGGCCGCCTTTGCCGGCGCCGTCGTCATCTCGATGCTGCTGTACCTGCTGGCGCGGCGCGACCTGCGCGGCGGCAGCGCGGCCGAGGGCGGCACCGCCCTGCTGCTGTTGACGGGCGTGATCCTGTCGTCGGCCGGCTCCGCCTTGATCTCGCTGATGCTGGCCATCGCCGCGGACAACCAGGTACGCGGCATGGTGTTCTGGCTGATCGGCGATCTGTCCGGCGCACCATTGCGCCTGCTGCCCTGGCTCGTGCTGGGTGCGGGCCTGCTGTTCGCGCTGCGCTCGGCACGCTCGCTCAACGTGCTGGCCCTGCATGCCGAAGCGGCACAGACGCTGGGCATTCGCGTCGGCGCGCTGCGCAAGGGCCTGTTCTTCTGTTCCGGCTTGCTGACGGCGAGCGCCGTCACGACCGCCGGCAGCGTGGGTTTCGTGGGCCTGATCGTGCCGCATGCGTGCCGCTTCGCGTTCGGTCCCGATCACCGCGTGCTGATCCCGGCGGCCACGCTGGCCGGCGGCGCCTACCTGGTGCTGGCGGACACGCTGGCGCGCACCATTATCGCGCCGCAGCAGCTGCCGGTCGGCGTGATCACGGCGCTGATCGGCACTCCCGTCTTCCTCTATCAGCTGCACCGCTTGCGCAAATGA